A section of the Papio anubis isolate 15944 chromosome 4, Panubis1.0, whole genome shotgun sequence genome encodes:
- the MUC3A gene encoding LOW QUALITY PROTEIN: mucin-3A (The sequence of the model RefSeq protein was modified relative to this genomic sequence to represent the inferred CDS: inserted 19 bases in 14 codons; deleted 16 bases in 10 codons; substituted 2 bases at 2 genomic stop codons) — protein MQLLGLLCLLWMLKASAGATGKEERNCVSTATSISSCAFPRAEAARXVLSNSPHXRPSWVATGVPSSLRSCHRENAPMMLITSPMHTSHSETLLNSLQSVPTPQPPRRPVCFQGXTTPPTVLVYSPPLSVYPPATITISHPTSIQVGLMTQAAFTSSYTPTPVTQKPVTTVTRTYPMTTTEKGTSAVTSXTTTAETPIVTVTPSSSVSATDTTFHTMVSSTLEPXRKDSLPTGSVHTTMSPAPVFTTLKTAVTSTSHITSSITSTDTVTSVTTTTSWPTATNTLSSPTSTILSSTAVLSTETITSGITNTTPLYTLVTTLPTTITRSTPTSEPTYPTSPTSTVTDSTTKITCSTSVTGTLSTETSLPPTSSSLPTTETATTPMTNLVITTPEITSHSTPTFSSSAIYSTVSTSTTAISSASPTSGTIVTSPTMTPSSLTTDIPSTTPTTITHPSVGSTGFPTTGTDLISTFTVSSSSAMSTSVIPSXPSIQNTETSSVVSMTSATTPSGTPTFASTHSTPASSLLTTFPATYSFSSSKSASSAGTTHTESISSPPASTSTLHTTAESTLSPATTTSFTTSTTMEPPSTTVATTGTGETTFPSSTATFPETTTLTPAIDISTESLTTAMTSPPISSSITPTNTVTSMTTTTSWPTATNTLSSLTSSTLSSPPVPSTEMITSHNTNTTPLSTLLTTFPTTTPDTTSHSTPSFTSSAIYSTVSTSTTAISSASPTSGTIVISTNTMTLSLTTDIPSTTPTTITHPSVSSTGFLTTGTDLTSTLTVSSSSAMSTSVIPSSPSIQNTETSSLVSMTSATTPSERPTLTSTRQHSNKFSLLTTFSSTYSFLLSMSHSSAGTTHTESISSPPAITSTPYTTAESVTCPPPLFTTSDNPWNPPLTTVATTGTGQTTFPSSTATXPETTTLTPTTDMSTESLTTAVTTPPITSSVTSTTTVTSVTTTTSPLTTTNYFTSPTSMTLSSIPVPSTEAITSGTTNTIPPSILVTTLPTTNVSSMTTSETTYPNSPSGPGTNSTTEITYPTTMTETSSTATSIPPTSPLVSTTETAKTPTTNLVTTTTTTKITSHSTSSFTSSTIYSTDSTYTTAVTSVPTTLGTMVASTSMIPFTLSTGIPTSQPTTITPSSVGITGSLPVMTDLTSVYTVSNMSARPTTVVPSSPTVQNTETSSFVSMTSATTPSGRPTFASTHSALTSSLLMTFSGTYSFSSSMPASSARTTHTESISSPPASTSTLYTTDESTPSPTTTTSFTTSTMMEPPSTTVATTGTGQTTFPSSVATFPETTTLTPTTDMSTESLTTAMTSTPPITSSVTPTNTVTSMARTTSWPTASNTLSSLTSSILYSTPVLSTETITSHNTNTTPLSTLVTTLPTTITRSRPTSETTYTTSPTSTATDSTTDISYPTSMTGTLFPETSLSPTSSSLLNVETAMTPTTTLVTTTPETTSHSVPSFTSSTIYSTSSTTTTAISSASPTSGTMVTSTTMTPSSLSTDIPSTTPTTITHSSVSSTDSLTTTTVLSSTFAVSSTSAVSTSDIPSSPNIQNTETSSLVSMTSATTPSERPTLTSTEGTQTTSLLTSFPATYSFSSSMSASSAGTTSNNQSIPSPPSITSTLHTTAGSTPSPTTTTSFTTFTTMETPSSTVATKGTGXTTWTSSTATSPETTTLTPTLDISTGSFKTAVSSTPPITSSITSTYTMTSMTTTNPLPTATNMLPSFTSSISSSMPVPSTEAITTGTTNTTPLSSLVTTLSTTAIQFWPPARLRPPTLLPLTRFLADSTVRNFTYSTSMTALPSTVTSLRPTSLSLPTTVTATVPTTNLVTTTTKTTXHSTRSFTSSITTTETTPHRTPSFTSPITTTETXHSTPSFTSSITIMETTSHSTPNFTSSITTSESPSHSIPSFTSSITTTETPSHSTPSFTSSITTTETTSHSTSSYTSLITTTRPAPHNTPSFTSLITTTETTSYSTPSFTSSITTTETTSHSTPRYTSLITITETTSNSTPSVALITTTETTSHSTPSFTSLITTTETTLTQYXPSFTSSITTTKTNSNSTPSFTLDXATTETTSHNTPSFTSSITTTGISIPHSCSFIALITTTETTSHSTPSFTSSITTTETTSHSTPSFTSSITTTETPSHSTPGLTSVVTTTEATSHVTPGLTSITTSETTLHSTPTFTSSVTTTETTSQSTVSFTSLITTTXTTSHSTPSFSSSITTTTTTSPDTXPSFTSSITTTETTPSTPSFXSSTSYSTVSTSTTAITSHFTTSETGVTSTPVTPASQSTDIPTTTVQTLXPSSVGTSTSLTTTTDLPSIPTDIGSLSTPTRIISSSPSIQSTETSSPGAQPPTTVHCRTTLRSTENTPITSFSTSIVVTPETPTQTPPVLTSATGTQTSPVPTTVNFGSTDFSTSTLHTVTPSTALSTIMSTSQVPIPSTHSSTLQTSASTPSLQTSLTSTSEFTTESFTRGSTSTNAILTSFSTIIWSSTHTIIMSSSPSSASITPVFSTTTHSVPSSAYTFSTENVGSSSITAFPTLSSFATTSTSPTSSSLTTALTEITPFSYISLPSTTPCPETITITIVPASPTDPCVEMDSSTEATSPPTTPLAVLPFTTEMVTCPSSISMQTTLATYMDMTPESDMTSSSMTPESESSITTNASSSTGTGTVPTNTVFTTTEMPTSETWLSTISVIPPHLPGISTIPLTTKPSSSLSTILRTSSKSAHSSPSTTRTSETPVATTQTPTTLTSRRTTPTTSQTTTQSTLTTTAGTCDNGGTWEQGQCACRPGFSGDRCQFQISCLNGGQWDNLKCQCPSTFYGSRCEFAVEQVDLDVVETEVDMEVSVDQEFSPDLNDNTSQAYRDFNKTFWNQMQKIFAGMRGFTFKGVEILSLRNGSIVVDYLVLLELPFSTQLESQYEQAQTTLKEALQNASQDADSCQDSQTLCFKPDSIKVNNNSRTELTPKAICRRAAPAGYEEFYFPLVEATRLRCVTNCTSGVDKAINCHQGQCVLERSGPTCRCYSTDTHWFSGPRCEVAIHWRALVGGLTAGAALLLLLLLALGVWAVRSGLWSCQYLDRSWDQDRKWFETWDEEVVGTFSNWGFEVDGTDKDENFRVALENVDTTMKVHIKRPEMTSSSV, from the exons GCAATTCTCCACACTAGAGACCTAGCTGGGTGGCCACTGGTGTCCCCAGCTCACTTCGCTCCTGCCACAGGGAAAATGCACCTATGATGCTCATTACCTCCCCCATG CACACCTCCCATTCTGAAACACTGCTCAATTCTCTCCAGTCAGTTCCAACACCTCAACCACCTCGACGTCCAGTTTGCTTTCAAGGTTGAACCACTCCACCCACTGTGTTGGTCTATTCGCCACCACTGAGCGTGTATCCACCAGCTACAATCACCatctcccaccccacctccattCAGGTGGGACTAATGACGCAGGCGGCCTTCACCAGCTCTTACACCCCCACTCCCGTGACACAGAAGCCAGTGACCACCGTCACCAGGACTTACCCTATGACCACTACCGAGAAAGGAACATCAGCCGTGACAT CTACCACCACTGCGGAAACTCCCATAGTGACAGTGACACCCTCCTCCTCTGTGTCAGCCACAGACACAACCTTCCACACTATGGTCTCCTCTACACTAGAACC CAGAAAGGATTCCCTGCCCACTGGAAGCGTCCATACGACCATGTCCCCAGCCCCAGTATTTACTACTCTCAAAACAGCGGTGACTTCCACTTCCCACATCACTTCTTCAATCACTTCCACAGATACAGTGACTTCTGTGACAACGACCACCTCCTGGCCCACAGCCACCAATACACTGTCATCACCCACCAGTACCATTTTATCTTCCACAGCTGTCCTGAGCACAGAAACAATCACCAGTGGTATCACAAACACCACTCCTCTATATACCTTGGTGACCACACTCCCCACTACCATCACCAGGTCTACACCTACATCTGAGCCCACCTACCCTACTTCTCCCACCAGCACTGTGACAGACTCCACAACCAAAATCACCTGCTCCACAAGTGTGACAGGTACATTGTCCACGGAGACTTCTCTCCCACCCACATCTTCCTCTCTCCCAACCACAGAAACAGCCACAACTCCTATGACAAACTTGGTAATCACCACCCCTGAGATCACCTCCCACAGTACTCCCACCTTCTCTTCTTCAGCCATCTACTCTACAGTCAGCACATCCACAACTGCCATCTCCTCAGCTTCCCCTACCTCAGGTACCATAGTGACTTCCCCAACCATGACCCCATCTTCTCTGACTACAGACATCCCTTCGACAACACCAACAACTATCACCCACCCTTCTGTGGGCTCTACTGGCTTCCCGACTACAGGAACAGACCTCATATCGACATTCACTGTTTCCAGTTCCTCAGCAATGTCCACAAGTGTCATTCCAT TCCCCAGCATCCAGAATACAGAAACCTCATCAGTTGTCAGCATGAcctctgccaccactcccagtggGACACCAACTTTTGCAAGTACACACAGCACTCCAGCAAGTTCCCTCCTGACAACCTTCCCAGCAACatattcattttcctcttccaAGTCTGCCAGCAGTGCCGGGACCACTCACACAGAGAGTATCTCCTCACCTCCAGCCAGCACCAGTACACTCCACACAACAGCAGAATCCACCCTATCACCCGCTACCACCACTTCATTCACAACTTCCACAACTATGGAACCACCTTCAACCACTGTAGCAACTACAGGAACAGGTGAGACCACCTTCCCCAGCTCTACAGCCACATTCCCAGAGACCACCACACTGACTCCTGCAATTGACATTTCTACAGAATCTCTAACAACAGCCATGACTTCT CCCCCCATCAGTTCTTCAATCACTCCCACCAATACAGTGACTTCTATGACAACTACAACCTCTTGGCCCACAGCCACTAATACATTATCATCACTCACCAGTAGCACTTTATCTTCTCCACCTGTCCCAAGCACAGAAATGATCACCAGTCATAACACCAACACCACCCCCCTATCCACCTTGTTGACTACATTCCCCACCACTACCCCTGATACCACCTCCCACAGTACCCCCAGCTTCACTTCATCAGCCATTTACTCCACAGTCAGCACATCCACAACTGCCATCTCCTCAGCTTCCCCTACCTCAGGTACCATAGTGATCTCCACAAAT ACCATGACCCTGTCTCTGACCACAGACATCCCTTCGACAACACCAACAACTATCACCCACCCTTCTGTGAGCTCTACTGGCTTCCTGACTACAGGAACAGACCTCACATCAACACTCACTGTTTCCAGTTCCTCAGCAATGTCCACAAGTGTCATTCCATCTTCCCCCAGCATCCAGAATACAGAAACCTCATCCCTTGTCAGCATGAcctctgccaccactcccagcgaGAGACCAACTCTCACAAGTACTCGACAGCACTCCAACAAGTTCTCTCTCCTGACGACCTTCTCAAGTACA TATTCATTTCTCCTTTCCATGTCTCACAGCAGTGCTGGGACCACTCACACAGAGAGTATCTCCTCACCTCCAGCCATCACCAGTACACCTTACACAACAGCTGAATCCGTCACCTGC CCACCACCCCTATTCACCACCTCTGACAACCCATGGAACCCGCCTTTAACCACTGTAGCAACTACAGGCACAGGTCAGACCACCTTCCCCAGCTCTACAGCCA TTCCTGAGACCACCACACTGACTCCTACAACTGACATGTCCACAGAATCTCTCACAACAGCTGTGACTACTCCTCCCATTACTTCATCAGTCACTTCCACAACTACAGTGACTTCTGTGACAACTACCACCTCTCCTCTCACAACCACCAATTATTTTACATCACCGACCAGTATGACTCTGTCTTCTATACCTGTCCCAAGCACAGAAGCAATCACCAGTGGCACCACAAACACAATCCCTCCATCTATCTTGGTAACCACACTCCCCACTACAAATGTCTCATCTATGACTACATCTGAGACCACCTATCCTAATTCTCCGAGTGGCCCTGGTACAAACTCCACGACTGAAATCACCTATCCCACCACTATGACAGAGACATCATCCACTGCCACCTCTATTCCACCCACCTCTCCCTTGGTCTCAACCACAGAAACAGCCAAAACTCCTACCACAAACTTggtaaccaccaccaccaccaccaagatcACCTCACATAGTACCTCCAGCTTCACTTCTTCAACCATCTACTCCACAGACAGCACATATACAACTGCCGTCACCTCAGTTCCCACAACCTTGGGTACCATGGTGGCTTCTACATCCATGATTCCATTTACTCTGAGTACAGGTATCCCTACCTCACAACCAACAACCATCACTCCATCATCTGTGGGCATCACTGGTTCATTACCTGTAATGACAGACCTCACCTCAGTGTACACAGTATCCAACATGTCTGCAAGGCCAACAACTGTCGTTCCCTCATCTCCCACTGTCCAGAATACAGAAACCTCATCCTTTGTCAGCATGAcctctgccaccactcccagtggGAGGCCAACTTTTGCTAGTACACACAGCGCTCTGACAAGTTCCCTCCTGATGACCTTCTCTGGGACGTATTCATTTTCGTCTTCCATGCCTGCCAGCAGTGCCCGGACCACTCACACAGAGAGTATCTCGTCACCTCCAGCCAGCACCAGTACACTCTACACAACAGATGAATCAACCCCATCACCCACAACCACCACCTCATTCACCACATCCACAATGATGGAACCACCTTCAACCACTGTAGCAACTACAGGCACAGGTCAGACCACCTTCCCCAGCTCTGTAGCCACATTCCCTGAGACCACCACACTGACTCCTACAACTGACATGTCCACAGAATCTCTCACAACAGCCATGACTTCTACTCCTCCCATCACTTCTTCAGTCACTCCCACCAATACAGTGACTTCTATGGCAAGAACGACTTCCTGGCCCACAGCCAGTAATACGTTATCATCACTCACCAGTAGCATTTTATATTCTACACCTGTCCTGAGCACAGAAACAATCACCAGTCATAACACCAACACTACCCCTCTATCCACCTTGGTGACCACACTCCCCACTACCATCACCAGGTCTAGACCTACATCTGAGACCACCTACACTACTTCTCCCACTAGCACAGCCACAGATTCCACGACCGACATCAGCTACCCCACAAGTATGACAGGTACATTGTTCCCTGAGACTTCTCTCTCACccacctcttcctctctcctaaACGTAGAAACTGCCATGACTCCTACCACAACCTTGGTAACCACCACCCCTGAGACCACCTCCCACAGTGTTCCTAGCTTCACTTCTTCAACCATCTACTCCACAAGCAGTACAACCACAACTGCCATCTCCTCAGCTTCGCCTACCTCAGGTACCATGGTGACTTCCACAACCATGACCCCATCTTCTCTGAGTACAGACATCCCTTCGACAACACCCACAACTATCACCCACTCTTCTGTGAGCTCTACTGATTCCTTGACTACAACAACAGTTCTCTCCTCAACATTTGCTGTTTCCAGTACCTCAGCAGTGTCCACAAGTGACATCCCATCTTCCCCCAACATCCAGAATACAGAAACCTCATCCCTTGTCAGCATGACCTCAGCCACCACTCCCAGCGAGAGACCAACTCTCACAAGTACTGAGGGCACTCAGACAACTTCCCTCCTGACGAGCTTCCCAGCAACatattcattttcctcttccatGTCTGCCAGCAGTGCAGGGACT ACTTCCAATAATCAGAGTATTCCCTCACCTCCATCCATCACCAGTACACTCCACACAACAGCTGGATCCACCCCATCACCCACAACCACCACGTCATTCACAACATTTACAACGATGGAAACACCTTCTTCCACTGTAGCAACTAAAGGCACAG CGACTACATGGACCAGTTCAACAGCCACATCCCCTGAGACCACCACACTGACTCCTACCCTTGACATTTCCACAGGATCTTTCAAAACAGCGGTGAGTTCTACTCCCCCCATCACTTCTTCAATCACCTCCACATATACAATGACATCTATGACAACTACCAACCCTCTGCCCACAGCCACTAATATGTTACCATCATTCACCAGTAGCATTTCATCTTCTATGCCTGTCCCAAGTACAGAAGCGATCACCACTGGTACCACAAACACCACCCCTTTGTCTTCCCTGGTGACCACATTATCCACCACGGCCATCCAGTTCTGGCCACCCGCGCGCCTGAGACCACCTACCCTACTTCCCCTCACGCGTTTCCTCGCC GACTCCACGGTCAGAAACTTCACCTATTCCACCAGTATGACTGCGCTGCCGTCCACTGTGACCTCTCTCCGACCCACCTCTTTGTCTCTTCCAACCACAGTAACAGCCACAGTTCCTACAACAAACCTGGTAACCACGACCACCAAGACCAC TCACAGTACTCGTAGCTTCACTTCTTCAATCACCACCACCGAGACCACCCCACACCGTACTCCCAGCTTCACTTCTCCAATCACGACCACTGAGA CCCACAGTACTCCTAGCTTCACTTCTTCAATCACTATCATGGAGACCACATCACACAGTACTCCCAACTTCACTTCTTCAATCACCACCAGTGAGAGCCCCTCACACAGCATTCCCAGCTTCACTTCTTCAATCACCACCACCGAGACCCCTTCACACAGCACTCCCAGCTTCACTTCTTCAATAACCACCACTGAGACTACCTCACACAGTACATCCAGCTACACTTCTTTGATCACCACCACC AGACCAGCTCCACACAATACTCCCAGCTTCACTTCTTTGATCACCACCACCGAGACCACCTCATACAGTACTCCCAGCTTCACTTCTTCAATCACCACCACCGAGACTACCTCACACAGTACACCCAGATACACTTCTTTGATCACTATCACCGAGACCACCTCAAACAGTACTCCCAGCGTCGCTTTGATCACCACCACCGAGACCACATCCCACAGTACTCCCAGCTTCACTTCTTTAATCACCACCACCGAGACCACCCTCACACAGT TCCCCAGCTTCACTTCTTCGATCACCACCACCAAGACCAACTCAAACAGTACTCCCAGCTTCACTCTTG CGGCCACCACCGAGACCACATCCCACAATACTCCCAGCTTCACTTCTTCAATCACCACCACCGGCATCTCCATA CCCCATTCCTGTAGCTTCATCGCCTTGATCACCACCACCGAGACCACCTCACACAGTACTCCCAGCTTCACTTCTTCAATCACCACCACCGAGACCACCTCACACAGTACTCCCAGCTTCACTTCTTCAATCACCACCACTGAGACCCCA TCACACAGTACTCCTGGCCTCACTTCTGTGGTCACCACCACCGAGGCAACCTCACACGTTACTCCTGGCCTCACTTCAATCACCACCAGTGAGACCACCTTACACAGCACTCCCACCTTCACTTCTTCAGTCACCACCACCGAGACCACCTCACAAAGTACTGTCAGCTTCACTTCCTTAATCACCACCAC GACGACCTCACACAGTACTCCCAGCTTCAGTTCTTCAATCACCACCACCACGACCACCTCACCTGATA CTCCCAGCTTCACTTCTTCCATCACCACCACTGAGACCACTCCCAGTACTCCCAGCT ACTCTTCAACCAGCTACTCCACAGTCAGCACATCCACAACTGCCATCACCTCACATTTTACTACCTCAGAGACTGGGGTGACTtccacacctgtaactccagcttcTCAGAGTACAGACATCCCGACCACAACCGTACAAACTCT ACCCTCATCTGTGGGAACCAGCACTTCATTGACTACAACTACAGACCTTCCCTCTATACCCACGGATATTGGTAGCTTATCAACCCCAACACGCATCATTTCATCCTCTCCCTCCATCCAAAGCACAGAAACATCATCCCCAGGGGCACAACCTCCCACCACAGTCCACTGTAGAACGACCCTCAGAAGTACTGAGAACACCCCAATCACTTCCTTTAGCACAAGTATTGTTGTTACACCTGAAACCCCAACACAGACCCCTCCTGTACTGACGTCTGCCACCGGGACCCAAACATCTCCTGTACCTACTACTGTCAACTTTGGAAGTACAGATTTCTCCACGTCCACTCTTCACACTGTTACTCCATCAACAGCCTTGAGCACGATCATGTCAACATCACAGGTTCCTATTCCTAGCACACATTCCTCCACCCTTCAAACAAGTGCTTCTACTCCCTCATTGCAAACTTCACTCACATCTACAAGTGAGTTCACTACAGAATCTTTCACTAGGGGAAGTACATCTACAAACGCAATCTTGACTTCTTTTAGTACCATCATCTGGTCCTCAACACACACTATCATCATGTCCTCTTCTCCATCTTCCGCCAGCATAACTCCAGTGTTCTCTACCACCACTCATTCTGTTCCTTCTTCAGCATACACTTTCAGTACAGAAAATGTGGGCTCCTCTTCTATCACAGCCTTTCCTACTCTCTCTTCCTTTGCAACCACCAGCACTTCTCCAACCAGCTCCTCTCTGACCACAGCTCTCACTGAAATAACCCCCTTTTCTTATATTTCCCTTCCCTCCACCACACCCTGTCCAGAAACTATAACAATTACCATAGTCCCTGCCTCTCCCACTGATCCGTGTGTTGAAATGGATTCCAGCACTGAAGCTACTTCTCCTCCCACCACCCCATTAGCAGTGCTTCCCTTTACTACCGAAATGGTCACCTGTCCTAGCTCCATCAGTATGCAAACTACCCTTGCTACATATATGGACATGACGCCAGAAAGTGACATGACGTCTTCTTCCATGACGCCAGAAAGTGAGTCCAGCATCACAACGAATGCTTCCAGTTCCACTGGCACTGGGACTGTACCCACAAACACGGTTTTCACAACTACTGAAATGCCCACCAGTGAGACCTGGTTGAGCACCATCTCTGTGATCCCCCCACATCTTCCTGGCATCTCTACCATCCCGCTCACCACGAAACCAAGCAGTAGCCTTTCGACCATCCTGAGGACTTCAAGCAAGTCAGCACACTCCTCCCCATCCACCACCAGGACTTCAGAGACACCAGTGGCCACTACCCAGACTCCTACCACCCTTACGTCGCGCAGGACAACTCCCACCACTTCTCAGACGACCACACAGTCAACGTTGACCACCACTGCAG GCACCTGTGACAATGGTGGCACCTGGGAACAGGGCCAGTGTGCTTGCCGTCCGGGGTTCTCTGGGGACCGCTGTCAGTTCCAGATCAGTTGCCTCAACGGGGGTCAGTGGGATAACCTCAAGTGCCAGTGCCCCAGCACCTTCTATGGTTCCCGTTGTGAGTTTGCTGTGGAACAGGTGGATCTAG ATGTAgtggagactgaggtggacatGGAAGTGTCTGTCGATCAGGAGTTCTCGCCGGACCTCAATGACAACACTTCTCAGGCCTACAGGGATTTCAACAAGACCTTCTGGAATCAG ATGCAGAAGATTTTTGCAGGCATGCGGGGCTTCACCTTCAAGGGTGTGGAGATCCTGTCCCTGAG GAATGGCAGCATCGTGGTGGACTACCTGGTCCTGCTGGAGCTGCCCTTCAGCACCCAGCTGGAAAGCCAGTACGAGCAGGCGCAGACGACGCTGAAGGAGGCGCTGCAGAATGCCAGCCAGGATGCGGACAGCTGCCAGGACTCCCAGA CCCTGTGTTTTAAGCCTGACTCCATCAAGGTGAACAACAACAGCAGGACAGAGCTGACCCCGAAAG CCATCTGCCGCCGCGCCGCTCCCGCGGGCTATGAGGAGTTCTACTTCCCCTTGGTGGAGGCCACCAGGCTCCGCTGTGTCACCAATTGCACGTCGGGCGTGGACAAAGCCATCAACTGTCACCAGGGCCAGTGCGTTCTGGAGAGGAGCGGTCCCACCTGTCG CTGCTACTCCACGGACACGCACTGGTTCTCCGGCCCGCGCTGCGAGGTGGCCATCCACTGGAGGGCGCTGGTTGGGGGCCTGACGGCGGGCGccgcgctgctgctgctgctgctactagcGCTGGGTGTCTGGGCAGTGCGCTCCGGACTGTGGAGCTGCCAGTACCTAGACCG GTCCTGGGACCAGGACAGGAAATGGTTCGAGACCTGGGATGAGGAAGTCGTGGGCACTTTTTCAAACTGGGGTTTCGAGGTCGACGGAACAG acaAGGATGAAAATTTCCGTGTGGCCTTGGAGAACGTGGACACCACTATGAAG GTGCACATCAAGAGACCCGAGATGACCTCATCCTCAGTGTGA